From the Thermococcus sp. M39 genome, one window contains:
- a CDS encoding SPOUT family RNA methylase, with amino-acid sequence MKLLIKTQRGMEAVAGNYIKEALEDAKVWISPQGYSGLILVETDDKNAKEKILEIPEVERVIEVLHEVPARIGDILSVAENLAKFINEGETFAVKTKRRGKHDFTSVDVNVQLGAKIKELTNAEVDLSFPDKAILVEIIGDRAYISIVGKEEWKKYTPEKTDARKLFKKVSIVQMPYWGDYKACRNFGEKIGRAAQAFEVKELIIAPKEKIDGYELMEFLRGVKIGQESRYQIQREAYPWKIEKVPVYVWDLYQVIRDKRRNKRLLIITDPKGHTLAEVKDELAKDMYYAKEVVVFIGSREGIPRGLFRFADYVVDLAPYMTFATEHGIPGALIALWTIYEEELRRKEEKE; translated from the coding sequence ATGAAACTTTTGATAAAAACTCAGAGAGGAATGGAGGCTGTCGCTGGCAATTACATCAAAGAAGCTTTGGAAGATGCTAAGGTCTGGATTTCACCTCAAGGATATTCTGGATTGATTTTAGTTGAAACTGACGATAAAAATGCAAAAGAGAAGATTTTAGAAATCCCAGAAGTTGAAAGGGTTATCGAGGTCTTACATGAGGTTCCTGCTAGAATTGGAGATATTTTAAGTGTCGCTGAAAATCTTGCCAAGTTTATTAATGAGGGAGAAACATTTGCCGTCAAGACTAAGAGGAGAGGAAAGCACGACTTTACAAGTGTTGATGTAAATGTTCAGCTTGGAGCTAAAATAAAAGAGCTTACAAATGCTGAAGTTGATTTGAGCTTCCCAGATAAAGCAATTTTAGTTGAGATAATCGGTGATAGAGCATATATCTCCATTGTTGGAAAAGAGGAGTGGAAGAAGTACACTCCAGAGAAGACAGATGCAAGGAAGCTTTTCAAAAAAGTCAGCATAGTCCAGATGCCGTACTGGGGAGATTATAAAGCATGCAGAAACTTTGGTGAGAAGATTGGCAGAGCTGCTCAGGCATTTGAAGTTAAAGAGCTAATAATAGCACCGAAAGAAAAAATTGACGGCTATGAGCTCATGGAATTTTTGAGAGGAGTGAAGATTGGGCAAGAGTCAAGGTATCAGATTCAAAGAGAAGCTTACCCATGGAAAATTGAGAAAGTTCCTGTATATGTTTGGGATTTGTACCAAGTGATAAGAGACAAAAGAAGAAACAAGCGTTTGCTTATAATTACAGACCCCAAAGGGCATACTCTAGCTGAGGTTAAAGATGAACTGGCGAAAGACATGTATTACGCAAAGGAAGTTGTTGTGTTCATTGGTTCGCGAGAAGGCATTCCAAGGGGGCTATTTAGATTTGCGGATTACGTTGTTGACTTAGCACCTTATATGACATTTGCAACAGAACATGGAATCCCCGGTGCATTAATAGCACTGTGGACAATTTATGAAGAAGAGCTTAGGAGAAAGGAAGAAAAAGAATAA
- a CDS encoding TIGR00297 family protein, translating to MAVISAIQIAIIFVFGYLAYIGHALDKKGSIVAAVLGLFILQFGGVYPFLALLVFVIMGVLSTKYKYSEKLRSGIAQERKGIRSWGNVLGNGLGAVIFVILEYITRQDFLWAATFASIATANADTLASELGKVLGKEPRMITNFKPAKPGANGAISIQGEIFALVGAMTIGVIAMVVTQYKWQIFLATLLGGFIGCNIDSIVGATLENKGIVDNNGTNFIATLAGGIAGAIIFLALV from the coding sequence ATGGCAGTAATCTCAGCAATTCAAATAGCAATAATTTTTGTGTTTGGATATTTGGCATATATAGGCCATGCATTGGATAAAAAAGGCAGCATTGTGGCAGCTGTTCTTGGGCTTTTCATACTGCAGTTTGGAGGAGTGTATCCCTTTTTAGCTCTGTTGGTTTTTGTGATAATGGGAGTGCTGTCTACGAAGTATAAGTATTCCGAGAAGCTCAGGAGTGGAATTGCCCAAGAGAGAAAAGGAATCAGAAGCTGGGGAAACGTTCTTGGCAATGGTTTAGGTGCTGTTATCTTTGTAATTTTAGAATATATTACCAGACAGGACTTCCTATGGGCCGCAACTTTTGCCTCAATAGCAACGGCAAATGCTGACACCTTAGCAAGCGAACTGGGAAAAGTTCTGGGAAAGGAGCCTAGGATGATTACAAACTTTAAACCTGCAAAACCAGGAGCTAATGGCGCAATTTCAATTCAAGGAGAAATTTTTGCGTTAGTTGGAGCTATGACAATTGGAGTTATTGCTATGGTTGTAACTCAATATAAATGGCAGATATTTTTAGCCACTCTGTTGGGGGGCTTCATTGGGTGCAACATTGATAGCATTGTAGGAGCAACTTTAGAAAACAAGGGTATTGTTGATAACAACGGCACGAATTTCATTGCAACCCTTGCTGGTGGAATAGCTGGGGCAATAATATTTTTAGCCCTTGTGTGA
- a CDS encoding Lrp/AsnC family transcriptional regulator, whose amino-acid sequence MRAKIDKVDIQLINLLSKNSRLTYKELAEQLKTTRQRISRRLEKLEKMGVIKKYTIIPDFEKLGYVYVILGITLKPAAPIDEIIERLKDDDDIKIIERAIGSHNLVIHLVAPKDMKDIEKKIHEISKKIEGIDKMDITFITEIVKFEIL is encoded by the coding sequence ATGAGAGCTAAAATTGATAAAGTCGATATCCAGCTTATTAACCTCCTATCAAAAAACTCAAGGCTTACTTACAAAGAGCTTGCAGAGCAGCTGAAAACAACAAGACAGAGGATTTCTAGAAGATTGGAAAAGCTTGAAAAGATGGGGGTTATTAAAAAGTACACCATAATCCCCGATTTCGAGAAGCTTGGATATGTATATGTGATATTGGGGATTACGCTCAAGCCTGCGGCTCCAATAGATGAGATCATTGAGAGACTGAAAGACGATGATGACATTAAAATTATTGAAAGAGCTATCGGTTCACACAATCTTGTAATTCACTTAGTTGCCCCAAAGGATATGAAGGATATTGAAAAGAAAATCCATGAAATCTCCAAGAAGATAGAGGGCATTGACAAGATGGATATAACATTTATCACAGAAATTGTTAAGTTTGAGATTCTTTAG
- a CDS encoding MazG nucleotide pyrophosphohydrolase domain-containing protein encodes MKKLQKEVDKLIKEFGGYWRPFEMLAAVMEELGELSDEMLKFEKIKGKGSIEKLEEELGDLMFALFCIANYYGIDVEKALLNSIAKYRNRDKLRWQ; translated from the coding sequence ATGAAGAAGCTGCAGAAAGAAGTTGATAAGCTGATCAAAGAGTTTGGAGGGTATTGGAGACCGTTTGAGATGTTAGCTGCTGTCATGGAGGAACTTGGGGAGCTATCTGATGAAATGCTTAAATTTGAAAAAATTAAGGGGAAAGGGAGCATAGAAAAGCTAGAAGAGGAATTGGGGGATTTGATGTTTGCACTCTTTTGTATCGCGAACTATTATGGTATTGATGTTGAGAAAGCTCTTTTGAACTCTATAGCAAAGTATCGAAATAGAGACAAACTTAGGTGGCAATGA
- a CDS encoding metalloregulator ArsR/SmtB family transcription factor, which yields MKIRELIEKLNEKQRMTVKRCLQSCEIVDLDEEVGIETNEDLLRFLKLISNPIRYKILKMVKNRWMCVCLISQALEEDQTLISHHLRSLKDMNLVYERREGKLKFYKTNLEELRKYIKLLEKEFS from the coding sequence GTGAAGATAAGGGAGCTTATTGAGAAACTAAATGAAAAGCAGAGGATGACTGTAAAAAGGTGTCTTCAAAGTTGTGAGATAGTAGACTTAGACGAAGAAGTTGGCATTGAGACTAATGAAGACCTCTTAAGATTTTTAAAGCTCATCTCCAATCCGATTAGATACAAAATACTGAAAATGGTAAAAAACAGATGGATGTGCGTTTGCCTAATTTCACAAGCACTTGAAGAAGATCAGACTTTAATAAGCCATCATCTTCGCTCCCTTAAGGATATGAACCTAGTATATGAAAGGAGAGAAGGAAAGCTAAAATTTTATAAAACGAATCTTGAAGAGCTTAGGAAATATATTAAGCTTTTGGAGAAAGAGTTCAGTTAA
- a CDS encoding ATP-dependent Clp protease proteolytic subunit: MDPLSGFLGSLIWWLFFLYLLLWPQMQYRQLQLMRARLLQRLSRKRNSTVITLIHRQESIGLFGIPFYKFISIEDSEEILRAIRMAPKDKPIDLIIHTPGGLVLAATQIAKALKDHPAETRVIIPHYAMSGGTLIALAADKIIMDPHAVLGPVDPQLGQYPAPSIVRAVQKKGPEKVDDQTLILADVAEKAINQVRNFVYELLKDRYGEEKARELAQILTEGRWTHDYPITVEEAKKLGLHVSTDVPEEVYELMQLYPQPMKQRGTVEFMPYPVKQENK, from the coding sequence TTGGATCCCCTAAGTGGATTTTTAGGTTCGCTGATATGGTGGTTGTTTTTCCTATACTTGCTACTGTGGCCACAAATGCAATACAGACAGCTCCAGCTGATGAGAGCAAGACTTCTTCAGAGATTATCTAGGAAAAGGAATTCCACAGTAATAACACTGATCCATAGACAAGAAAGCATTGGTCTTTTTGGAATACCCTTCTACAAGTTTATCAGCATTGAGGACAGTGAGGAAATCTTGAGAGCTATAAGAATGGCTCCAAAAGATAAGCCAATTGACTTGATTATTCACACACCTGGAGGACTAGTTTTAGCGGCAACTCAGATAGCAAAGGCGTTGAAAGACCACCCAGCAGAAACAAGAGTTATTATCCCTCATTACGCAATGAGTGGTGGAACATTGATAGCTCTAGCAGCAGATAAGATAATCATGGATCCACATGCAGTTCTCGGGCCTGTTGATCCACAGCTTGGGCAATACCCAGCTCCAAGCATAGTTAGAGCCGTTCAGAAGAAAGGGCCAGAAAAAGTTGATGACCAAACCCTAATTTTAGCTGATGTTGCAGAAAAAGCAATCAATCAAGTTAGAAACTTCGTCTATGAGCTACTTAAAGACAGATATGGAGAAGAAAAGGCTAGAGAGCTTGCCCAAATCCTCACAGAGGGCAGATGGACTCATGACTATCCAATAACTGTTGAAGAAGCCAAAAAACTTGGTCTGCATGTAAGCACTGATGTCCCAGAAGAGGTATATGAGCTAATGCAACTCTATCCACAGCCAATGAAGCAAAGAGGAACTGTCGAATTCATGCCATATCCAGTTAAACAAGAGAATAAGTGA
- a CDS encoding Mov34/MPN/PAD-1 family protein: protein MKVKIRRELFEYLLQLAKDFYPNEFGGFLREINGVFEEVLIIPKGHFGKRSIFFDPWLLPHDENIKGTVHSHPAPYVKPSEADLHFFSKFGGIHIIIAYPFEKWNVRAYTSDGKEVEIEIVD from the coding sequence ATGAAAGTAAAAATTAGAAGAGAGCTTTTTGAGTACCTCCTCCAGCTTGCAAAGGATTTTTATCCAAATGAATTTGGAGGTTTTTTAAGGGAAATAAACGGAGTATTTGAAGAGGTTTTAATTATACCAAAAGGACATTTTGGGAAACGTTCAATATTCTTCGATCCTTGGCTTCTTCCACATGACGAGAACATTAAAGGGACTGTGCATTCACATCCCGCTCCCTATGTGAAGCCTTCAGAGGCCGATTTGCATTTCTTTTCAAAATTTGGTGGAATTCATATAATAATTGCTTATCCCTTTGAAAAATGGAACGTAAGAGCGTACACAAGTGATGGAAAAGAGGTAGAAATAGAGATTGTGGATTAA
- a CDS encoding RidA family protein, translating into MKKSVIFTENAPKPIGPYSQAILVENPDKLLVISGQIPINPETGEVVKGDIREQARQAIENLIAILEAAGATVDDVIKVTVYLKNIKDFEEFNKVYEEYFGHSKPARAVVEVSDLPKGVKIEIEAIAAFE; encoded by the coding sequence ATGAAGAAGAGTGTAATATTTACTGAAAACGCTCCCAAACCAATAGGGCCATACAGCCAAGCCATTCTTGTGGAGAACCCAGATAAACTCCTAGTAATTTCAGGTCAGATACCAATTAATCCAGAGACTGGTGAAGTTGTAAAAGGAGACATAAGAGAGCAAGCGAGGCAAGCAATTGAAAATCTCATAGCAATACTCGAGGCAGCGGGAGCAACGGTTGATGATGTAATTAAAGTTACGGTGTACCTAAAGAATATAAAGGACTTTGAAGAGTTCAACAAAGTCTATGAGGAATACTTTGGGCACTCAAAGCCAGCAAGAGCAGTTGTTGAAGTATCAGACCTTCCAAAAGGTGTAAAAATAGAAATTGAAGCAATTGCTGCATTTGAGTAG
- a CDS encoding DUF2666 family protein yields MKIEDHVMFTAKHKNWEIGDKLLVMEDENIAHFLASVSNTVNMKISEYLTDVMDVAAVMNLAEEMAEGDLWEVIKALKSPKASRNLGKLVFETDKKLKKHLVEVSKALLVRETLSRKINIYYPEGSMKELKIVLPYKEDHINFTAKHGSWIVVKRLIIDEKTPLADVARLLASINETITAKLPIYAKIDLKGIDGWFAEIKKAKSDVEIKTVVDKYLHFPAHNYAPGEFVEHAKIYALRKMLEKIGLGIDIPAKPLEKYLEKKG; encoded by the coding sequence ATGAAGATTGAAGACCACGTAATGTTTACGGCTAAACATAAAAATTGGGAAATTGGGGATAAGCTTCTCGTTATGGAAGATGAGAATATTGCCCATTTTTTGGCAAGTGTTTCAAATACCGTGAATATGAAGATTTCCGAATATTTAACCGATGTAATGGATGTGGCCGCAGTAATGAACTTAGCTGAGGAAATGGCTGAAGGAGATTTATGGGAAGTTATAAAAGCATTAAAATCACCTAAAGCCTCAAGAAATCTTGGAAAGCTGGTATTTGAAACTGATAAAAAGCTCAAAAAGCATTTAGTAGAGGTTTCAAAAGCATTGTTGGTTAGAGAGACGCTTTCAAGGAAAATTAACATTTATTATCCCGAAGGATCAATGAAAGAGCTCAAAATAGTGCTGCCATACAAAGAGGATCACATAAACTTCACGGCTAAACATGGAAGCTGGATAGTTGTGAAAAGATTAATAATCGATGAGAAAACCCCTCTAGCTGATGTTGCAAGGCTTTTAGCTAGCATAAACGAGACTATAACTGCAAAGCTGCCGATATATGCTAAAATAGATTTAAAAGGCATTGATGGATGGTTTGCTGAAATCAAAAAGGCAAAAAGTGATGTTGAAATAAAGACAGTGGTTGATAAATATCTCCACTTTCCAGCACACAACTATGCCCCCGGCGAATTCGTTGAGCATGCAAAAATTTACGCTTTGAGAAAGATGCTTGAAAAGATAGGGTTGGGCATAGATATCCCTGCAAAGCCTCTTGAAAAATACTTAGAAAAGAAAGGCTAA
- the lonB gene encoding ATP-dependent protease LonB: MSEEERKEVKIQTSQNYGERLDLGIEFQTTEEIKVPDKLIDQVIGQEHAVEVIKTAARQKRHVLLIGEPGTGKSMLGQAMAELLPTEELEDILVFPNPEDENMPRIKTVPACQGKKIVEKYREKAKSQESIKSYLLLFVLFVVMIAVLMDPSPQTLLMGLFVVIISIMAISNLRLKNQVLVPKLLVDNCGKKKAPFVDATGAHAGALLGDVRHDPFQSGGLGTPAHERVEPGMIHRAHKGVLFIDEIATLSLKMQQSLLTAMQEKKFPITGQSELSSGAMVRTEPVPCDFVLVAAGNLDTVDKMHPALRSRIRGYGYEIYMRTTMPDTLENRKKLVQFVAQEVKKDGKIPHFTRDAVEEIVREAQKRAGRKGHLTLRLRDLGGVVRAAGDIAVREGAKYVTREHVLKALQLARPLEKQLADWYIERKKEYQVIKVEGGEIGRVNGLAVIGEQSGIVLPIEAVVAPAASREEGKIIVTGKLGEIAKEAVQNVSAIIKRYKGEDISNYDIHVQFLQTYEGVEGDSASISVATAVISALEEVPVKQSVAMTGSLSVRGEVLPVGGVTPKIEAAIEAGIKQVIIPKANEKDVFLSPDKAAKIEIIPVETIDQVLEIALEDSEKKERLIKRIKETLPLYPSAQS, translated from the coding sequence ATGAGTGAGGAAGAGAGAAAAGAAGTTAAAATCCAAACTTCTCAAAATTATGGAGAAAGATTAGATTTAGGAATTGAGTTTCAGACTACTGAAGAGATTAAAGTTCCGGATAAACTTATTGACCAAGTTATTGGCCAGGAGCATGCAGTAGAGGTAATAAAAACTGCAGCGAGACAGAAGAGACATGTTCTTCTAATAGGCGAGCCAGGAACTGGAAAGTCAATGCTCGGTCAAGCAATGGCCGAGCTTTTGCCAACAGAGGAGCTAGAAGACATTCTGGTATTCCCAAATCCTGAAGATGAGAACATGCCGCGCATAAAGACAGTCCCAGCATGTCAAGGTAAGAAAATAGTCGAGAAATACAGAGAAAAAGCAAAAAGCCAAGAGAGCATTAAGTCGTATCTCCTTCTCTTTGTGCTGTTTGTGGTCATGATAGCAGTCTTAATGGACCCCAGCCCTCAAACGCTTTTAATGGGTCTCTTTGTAGTGATAATTTCAATAATGGCAATCTCCAACCTTAGGCTCAAGAATCAAGTCCTTGTTCCAAAACTCTTGGTTGACAACTGCGGAAAGAAAAAAGCTCCATTCGTTGATGCTACCGGAGCTCACGCTGGTGCATTGCTTGGAGACGTCAGACACGACCCCTTCCAGAGCGGTGGATTAGGAACACCCGCTCATGAGAGGGTGGAGCCAGGAATGATACATCGTGCTCATAAGGGTGTTTTATTCATTGACGAAATTGCCACACTTAGCTTGAAGATGCAGCAAAGCCTTTTAACAGCGATGCAAGAGAAGAAGTTCCCAATAACTGGCCAAAGTGAGCTTTCAAGCGGTGCAATGGTTAGAACTGAGCCAGTGCCATGTGATTTTGTATTGGTAGCTGCAGGAAATCTTGACACAGTTGATAAAATGCATCCGGCATTAAGGTCAAGAATCAGAGGTTATGGTTATGAGATATACATGAGAACAACAATGCCCGACACTTTAGAAAATAGAAAGAAACTAGTCCAGTTCGTTGCACAAGAAGTGAAAAAGGATGGGAAGATTCCACACTTTACCAGAGATGCCGTTGAAGAGATTGTTAGAGAAGCCCAAAAGAGAGCTGGAAGAAAAGGACATTTGACATTAAGGCTTAGAGACTTAGGTGGTGTGGTTAGAGCAGCTGGAGACATTGCAGTCAGAGAAGGAGCAAAGTATGTAACAAGGGAGCATGTACTTAAAGCCCTCCAGCTTGCGAGACCTCTAGAGAAGCAACTTGCCGATTGGTATATTGAGAGGAAGAAGGAGTATCAAGTCATCAAAGTGGAAGGCGGCGAGATTGGTAGAGTGAACGGCTTAGCTGTAATTGGAGAACAGAGTGGCATTGTGCTGCCAATTGAAGCCGTTGTTGCCCCCGCAGCAAGCAGAGAGGAGGGCAAAATAATAGTTACTGGCAAGCTCGGTGAAATTGCAAAGGAAGCTGTTCAAAACGTCTCTGCTATCATCAAGCGCTACAAAGGTGAGGATATAAGCAACTACGACATTCACGTCCAGTTCCTACAAACCTACGAAGGTGTTGAAGGTGACTCTGCAAGCATAAGCGTTGCAACAGCAGTCATATCAGCTCTGGAGGAAGTTCCTGTTAAACAGAGCGTGGCAATGACGGGGTCTTTGAGCGTTAGAGGAGAAGTGCTGCCAGTTGGCGGCGTAACTCCAAAAATTGAGGCAGCAATTGAAGCGGGAATAAAGCAGGTTATAATTCCAAAGGCAAACGAGAAAGATGTCTTTTTAAGTCCAGATAAAGCTGCAAAAATAGAAATAATCCCAGTTGAGACAATTGATCAAGTGCTTGAAATAGCTCTCGAGGATTCAGAAAAGAAGGAGAGGCTTATCAAGAGAATTAAAGAGACTCTTCCACTTTATCCTTCAGCACAGTCGTAA
- a CDS encoding glycosyltransferase family 2 protein codes for MLLETALLIIIFWDLYFFLNYIISLLRNYRIKEWAPFVSIIIPAYNEEKNIKDSVKSAISQDYPNFEVIVVDDGSEDKTFEVASSIKDERLKVFRKPHEGKARALNFGLSKAQGEIIVTTDADTLLHNSAVKELVKRFYDESVLGVGGQVRVLASSFLERAQDVEHLRIAMFRRAKELEDLSVAPGPISAFRKEALEKIGGFVESRVEDYATTKEIKKLGRVVYASKAKAYTKMPTSLKTLWNQRKRWFLGDLMHLGGGFLKEGFFLILGDFIAFLDVIVPILLIVYGNWLLLGAFLSFEIITMMVPTLIEGGSIINALLFPAFLWFWALFYLALHIYGYLYILKSKAL; via the coding sequence ATGCTACTTGAGACTGCCTTGCTGATTATAATATTTTGGGATCTCTATTTTTTCCTTAATTACATAATTAGCTTATTGAGGAATTACAGAATTAAAGAGTGGGCGCCATTTGTGAGCATAATCATTCCAGCATACAATGAAGAAAAAAACATTAAGGATTCAGTGAAATCTGCCATTTCTCAAGATTACCCAAATTTTGAAGTTATTGTAGTTGACGATGGAAGCGAAGATAAAACATTTGAAGTTGCAAGCTCCATAAAGGACGAGCGCTTAAAAGTTTTTAGAAAGCCACACGAAGGAAAAGCCAGAGCTTTAAATTTTGGATTGTCTAAAGCCCAGGGAGAAATAATAGTAACAACAGACGCAGACACATTATTACATAATTCTGCAGTTAAAGAATTGGTGAAGCGCTTCTATGATGAAAGCGTTTTAGGTGTCGGCGGACAGGTTAGAGTTTTAGCCAGTTCCTTTTTAGAGAGGGCTCAAGATGTTGAACATCTGAGAATAGCTATGTTTAGGAGAGCCAAGGAGCTTGAGGACTTAAGCGTAGCTCCGGGTCCAATAAGCGCCTTTAGAAAGGAAGCTCTGGAGAAGATAGGAGGCTTCGTCGAGAGCAGAGTTGAAGACTATGCAACTACGAAGGAGATTAAAAAGCTCGGCAGAGTAGTTTACGCTTCAAAAGCCAAGGCATACACAAAGATGCCAACCTCATTAAAAACGCTCTGGAATCAAAGAAAAAGGTGGTTTTTGGGTGACTTGATGCACCTAGGTGGAGGATTTTTGAAGGAGGGGTTCTTTCTGATTTTAGGTGATTTCATAGCTTTTCTTGACGTAATCGTCCCAATCCTGCTAATAGTTTATGGAAATTGGCTTTTGCTTGGGGCATTTCTAAGTTTTGAAATTATAACAATGATGGTTCCAACATTGATAGAAGGGGGAAGCATAATAAATGCCCTTCTATTTCCTGCATTTTTATGGTTTTGGGCGCTCTTCTACTTGGCGCTACATATCTATGGTTATTTGTACATTTTAAAATCAAAAGCGCTATAG
- a CDS encoding inorganic phosphate transporter → MDWAIIAAGLFMAWSIGANDSAKAVGIAVGSEILSFKRAIFLIGVFSLLGAFFGSSNVAHTVGSNIVPNFDKSYIPFALLASALAVTFASLRGLPISTTQSIIGAIVGIGVYQKTYVNWSIVLKIALAWVVSPIAAAILSILVFAIYGRIINHISKIYEIEVLYRWMIILSSAYASFNLGANELSNVIGLLTYSTNIEGNTLKLILALALFFGALTFSYEVLMTIGKNLTQLGPLAGFSAQFGSALAVTSANIIGLPVSSGQAIIGGIIGLGLLKGQKINKKLTFNIVKGWVLAPLVSCLLTLLFIKIFSVLPLTF, encoded by the coding sequence ATGGATTGGGCAATAATTGCAGCAGGACTTTTCATGGCATGGAGCATAGGAGCTAACGACAGTGCAAAAGCTGTTGGGATAGCTGTAGGTTCGGAGATCCTTAGCTTTAAGAGAGCAATCTTCTTAATTGGAGTATTCTCGCTCCTAGGAGCATTCTTCGGCAGCTCAAATGTTGCCCATACAGTAGGTAGCAATATTGTGCCGAACTTTGATAAAAGCTATATTCCCTTTGCACTTTTAGCCTCGGCTTTAGCCGTGACTTTTGCTTCACTCAGAGGTTTACCCATCTCAACTACCCAGTCAATCATAGGAGCAATCGTCGGAATTGGAGTTTACCAAAAGACTTACGTGAATTGGAGTATCGTTTTAAAAATAGCTCTAGCATGGGTAGTTTCCCCAATAGCAGCAGCTATACTATCCATTTTGGTCTTCGCCATATATGGAAGAATCATTAACCATATCTCAAAAATTTATGAGATTGAGGTTCTCTACAGATGGATGATAATTTTGAGTTCCGCCTATGCCTCTTTTAATCTCGGAGCAAACGAGCTCTCAAACGTAATTGGTCTTTTAACATACTCAACCAATATTGAAGGCAACACATTAAAGCTAATTCTCGCGTTGGCATTATTTTTTGGAGCTCTCACTTTCAGCTATGAGGTACTAATGACTATTGGCAAAAATCTGACCCAACTCGGCCCTTTAGCAGGATTTTCCGCCCAGTTTGGTTCCGCCCTAGCCGTAACCTCAGCAAACATAATAGGACTTCCCGTGAGTTCTGGGCAGGCAATTATTGGAGGGATTATCGGATTGGGGCTATTAAAGGGACAAAAAATCAACAAAAAGCTGACGTTTAATATTGTAAAAGGTTGGGTTTTAGCACCTTTAGTTTCTTGTTTATTAACTTTGCTATTCATCAAGATTTTTAGTGTTTTACCGTTAACTTTTTAA